The following are from one region of the Paenibacillus sp. JZ16 genome:
- a CDS encoding response regulator transcription factor, which translates to MDQTRILIVDDEPSIVKMLQMVLRKEGFNRIYTASSCKEALSEIAAHGADIVLLDVMLPDGTGFDLCPQIRSYGSPHILFLTAKASDLDVLTGFAMGGDDYVTKPFNPLEIAARIKARLRRGGIGATVSAEQPVIQRAWDFGRFKVDESAGELTVLGEPVPCPAQVFQLLLYFCKHPGVVFSKSQLYEAVWGIDGMGEDNTVMVHIRRIRERIEEDPSNPQYLLTVRGLGYKLVKEKAR; encoded by the coding sequence ATGGATCAAACACGAATTTTAATTGTAGATGACGAACCTTCCATTGTGAAAATGCTGCAGATGGTGCTGCGCAAGGAAGGCTTTAACCGCATATATACGGCTTCCAGCTGTAAGGAAGCGCTTAGCGAAATCGCTGCACATGGAGCGGATATCGTGCTGCTCGATGTCATGCTGCCGGACGGCACGGGATTTGATCTCTGTCCGCAGATTCGCTCCTATGGCAGTCCGCACATTCTGTTTCTGACGGCCAAAGCGTCGGATCTGGATGTGCTGACCGGTTTTGCGATGGGCGGGGACGATTATGTCACCAAGCCCTTTAATCCGCTGGAGATTGCCGCAAGGATCAAGGCGCGTCTGCGCCGTGGCGGCATCGGGGCCACCGTGTCGGCCGAGCAGCCGGTGATACAGCGTGCATGGGATTTCGGCCGGTTTAAGGTCGATGAATCCGCCGGGGAGCTGACGGTGCTGGGAGAGCCTGTGCCTTGTCCGGCGCAGGTCTTTCAGCTGCTGCTTTATTTTTGCAAGCATCCGGGGGTCGTATTCTCCAAGTCTCAGCTGTACGAAGCCGTGTGGGGCATCGACGGCATGGGCGAGGACAACACCGTCATGGTACATATCCGCCGCATCCGTGAACGCATCGAGGAGGATCCGAGCAACCCGCAATATTTGTTGACGGTCCGGGGGCTCGGCTACAAGCTGGTTAAGGAGAAAGCCCGATGA
- a CDS encoding DUF418 domain-containing protein, with protein sequence MNSNKRSTAVDAIRGLSLLGILMANMLIFQYGMFGKDELHFFQPSTLDLISHDMLKVFVEGSFMPIFTFLFGYSMIKMRESLIGKGLKYGRSFFRRSVLLIVLGLLHSTFIWEGDILLFYGAIGLFLVLFVKRKAKTILIWGILLLALMSLLGYGSMEPTAGETERMENYVKQSIEVYGNGTYREILNFRSTEEMPIDLPDWLMLLVILIAPLMSAPMFLFGMVAAKRGRFLHPSMEIKLYLRWSLLIPVGLGLKTAGVMLGSTHGWSGVLTMLGGPLLALGYIHLFASLYAFSSKQSVIMRAFEAVGRMSLTNYLTQSVVCVLIFYGFGLGMFGKLGVLQGALLAVLIYAVLATGSLLWLKRFRSGPVERLLRIGTYWSWSGRAKPKVMTPAAAVPAAEFPAEGPPVT encoded by the coding sequence ATGAATTCAAATAAACGTTCCACGGCCGTGGATGCGATTCGCGGCTTGAGCTTGCTCGGCATCCTGATGGCCAATATGCTTATTTTTCAATACGGCATGTTCGGCAAAGACGAGCTGCATTTCTTCCAGCCATCCACGCTGGATCTGATCAGCCATGACATGCTGAAAGTATTCGTAGAGGGCAGCTTCATGCCGATCTTCACGTTCCTGTTCGGTTACAGCATGATCAAGATGCGGGAAAGCCTGATCGGCAAAGGGCTCAAATACGGACGCAGCTTTTTCCGCAGGTCCGTGCTGCTGATCGTTCTCGGTTTGCTCCATTCGACATTCATCTGGGAAGGCGATATTCTGCTGTTTTACGGAGCGATCGGACTCTTCCTGGTGCTGTTTGTGAAACGGAAGGCCAAAACAATCCTGATCTGGGGGATCCTCTTACTGGCGCTGATGTCCCTCCTCGGATATGGCTCCATGGAGCCTACGGCAGGTGAAACCGAGCGTATGGAGAATTATGTGAAGCAGTCTATTGAGGTGTACGGCAATGGCACGTACCGCGAGATTCTGAACTTTCGTTCAACTGAGGAAATGCCCATCGACCTTCCGGATTGGTTGATGCTGCTGGTCATTCTGATTGCTCCGCTGATGAGCGCGCCAATGTTCCTGTTTGGTATGGTCGCCGCCAAACGCGGGCGCTTCCTTCATCCCTCCATGGAGATCAAGCTGTATCTAAGATGGTCTCTGCTCATACCGGTCGGGCTTGGACTAAAGACAGCAGGGGTTATGCTCGGATCCACCCACGGCTGGAGCGGCGTACTTACGATGCTTGGCGGACCTCTGCTCGCGCTGGGTTATATACATCTGTTCGCTTCCCTATATGCCTTCTCTTCTAAACAATCGGTCATCATGCGGGCGTTTGAAGCGGTTGGACGGATGTCGCTAACCAACTATCTAACGCAAAGCGTTGTGTGCGTACTGATATTCTACGGATTCGGGCTGGGTATGTTCGGCAAGCTCGGCGTGCTGCAAGGAGCGCTGCTGGCCGTCCTGATCTATGCTGTACTGGCAACGGGCAGCCTGCTCTGGTTGAAACGGTTCCGCAGCGGACCCGTTGAACGGCTGCTGCGCATCGGCACCTATTGGTCATGGAGCGGCAGGGCGAAACCCAAAGTCATGACGCCGGCTGCAGCCGTACCTGCGGCAGAGTTTCCGGCAGAAGGTCCTCCGGTGACTTAA
- a CDS encoding antibiotic biosynthesis monooxygenase, which yields MLVVTNSIKVKPGFGQEIAQRFAEAKGVQEIEGFVRMEVWHEAKEGAEAEELKVSTVWEDEEAFKRWTSSESFRQSHGRGRNENILGASLNKYELLISHKK from the coding sequence ATGCTGGTTGTTACAAACTCGATTAAGGTTAAACCGGGCTTCGGACAAGAAATTGCGCAGCGATTCGCTGAAGCGAAGGGTGTCCAGGAGATTGAGGGATTCGTGCGGATGGAAGTATGGCACGAAGCCAAAGAAGGCGCAGAGGCAGAGGAACTGAAGGTCTCTACGGTATGGGAAGACGAGGAAGCGTTCAAACGCTGGACTTCCAGTGAATCGTTCAGGCAATCTCACGGTCGGGGCCGAAACGAAAATATTTTAGGCGCTTCCTTAAACAAATATGAGCTGTTGATCAGTCATAAGAAGTAA
- a CDS encoding DUF4023 domain-containing protein, with translation MESTHDFVEKMNENAEKARRNKENHGKGTPSDKLPTKQHGTKK, from the coding sequence ATGGAAAGCACGCACGATTTTGTGGAAAAAATGAACGAGAATGCGGAGAAGGCCCGTCGCAACAAGGAAAATCATGGCAAAGGAACGCCAAGCGACAAGCTGCCGACCAAGCAGCACGGCACCAAGAAGTAA
- a CDS encoding DUF1801 domain-containing protein produces the protein MNQEVTDYIAAISDTWKVEVSERLRELVHGTIPDVSERLQYKKPHFLKNGKYAAVISVAKSAVSFTIFNADGLDWPEASFEGPPERKTIKISSGQHVDYDALGSLLKQASDGL, from the coding sequence ATGAATCAAGAAGTTACGGATTACATTGCAGCCATTAGTGATACCTGGAAGGTGGAGGTCAGCGAGCGGCTTCGGGAGCTTGTGCACGGCACGATCCCGGACGTTTCGGAACGGCTTCAATACAAAAAGCCCCATTTTCTGAAAAACGGAAAATATGCAGCCGTGATCAGCGTCGCGAAGAGCGCCGTAAGCTTTACGATTTTCAATGCGGATGGCCTGGATTGGCCTGAAGCGTCGTTTGAAGGACCGCCTGAGCGAAAGACCATCAAAATTTCGTCCGGGCAGCATGTCGATTATGATGCGCTCGGATCCTTGTTGAAGCAGGCATCCGACGGACTGTAA
- a CDS encoding VOC family protein gives MQAQMVPFIISEDARGQANFYMQALGGEIDLLTTFKDMPGIPEVHQDKVMHMSLTLACGNKLILTDAFQETGKSTSMGLAITFDNEEDARAAYRHLSDGGTEKYPFALQPWGAYYGEVVDRFGMTWQMVHQG, from the coding sequence ATGCAAGCACAAATGGTACCTTTTATTATTTCGGAGGATGCAAGAGGTCAGGCGAATTTTTACATGCAAGCGCTGGGTGGAGAGATCGATTTGCTGACTACCTTCAAGGACATGCCGGGCATACCGGAAGTCCATCAGGATAAGGTTATGCACATGTCGTTAACGCTGGCCTGCGGCAACAAGCTGATCCTCACCGATGCGTTTCAGGAAACTGGCAAGAGCACGAGCATGGGTCTGGCCATCACGTTCGATAACGAGGAAGACGCCCGGGCTGCCTATCGCCATCTCAGCGATGGGGGTACTGAGAAATATCCTTTTGCTCTGCAGCCTTGGGGAGCCTACTACGGTGAAGTGGTGGACCGGTTCGGCATGACTTGGCAGATGGTTCATCAGGGCTGA
- a CDS encoding RNA polymerase sigma factor: MSAEDTHRTIDAIWRIESSKIIAYLTRMVRDVGIAEDLAQDALIAALEHWPMDGIPDNPGGWLMTAAKRKALDLLRRNKVRDQKYELLGREMDSRMDSDMEVPEAGEVNDDLLRLIFMTCHPVLSPEARVALTLRLLGGLTTAEIAHAYLVPEPTIAQRIVRAKRTLSATRVAFEIPQGAELKPRLSSVLEVIYLMFNEGYAASSGSQWIRPLLCQEALRIGRVLAEIAPTEAEVHGLVALMEFQSSRFKSRVNAEGEPVLLMDQNRALWDHLLIRRGFAALDRIERLGGMTGPYAIQAAISACHAGAPTAAETDWIRISALYEALAQVSPSPIVELNRAVALSMAFGPEIGLEIVDVLRGEPALKGYHLLPSVRGDLLFKLGRLDEACAEFKLAASLTDNLRERALLLDRAAECLSAES, translated from the coding sequence ATGTCAGCTGAAGATACCCATCGTACGATCGATGCCATCTGGAGAATCGAATCCTCCAAAATCATTGCCTACCTGACTCGAATGGTTCGTGACGTCGGGATCGCCGAGGATCTTGCTCAGGATGCGCTAATCGCTGCGCTGGAACACTGGCCGATGGACGGAATACCGGATAATCCCGGTGGATGGCTCATGACCGCTGCGAAGCGCAAAGCGCTGGATCTGCTGCGCCGGAATAAGGTACGCGATCAGAAGTATGAGCTGCTCGGACGCGAAATGGATTCCCGGATGGATTCGGATATGGAGGTGCCGGAGGCGGGGGAAGTGAACGATGATCTGCTGCGGCTGATCTTCATGACCTGCCATCCGGTTCTTTCCCCTGAGGCGCGCGTAGCTCTGACGCTGCGTTTGCTCGGCGGATTAACGACAGCGGAGATTGCTCACGCCTATCTTGTGCCTGAACCGACGATCGCGCAGCGAATCGTTCGTGCCAAACGGACGCTGTCGGCGACCCGGGTGGCATTCGAGATTCCTCAGGGAGCCGAGCTTAAACCGCGGTTGTCATCGGTTCTTGAGGTCATCTATCTCATGTTTAACGAGGGGTATGCAGCGTCTTCGGGCAGCCAGTGGATTCGTCCCCTGCTGTGCCAGGAAGCGCTTCGGATCGGGCGGGTGCTGGCAGAGATCGCGCCGACGGAGGCCGAGGTGCATGGATTGGTTGCGTTAATGGAATTTCAATCCTCTAGGTTCAAGTCCCGGGTCAATGCGGAGGGGGAGCCTGTCCTGCTCATGGATCAGAATCGGGCCTTGTGGGATCATTTATTGATTCGGCGCGGTTTTGCCGCTCTGGATCGGATCGAGCGGTTGGGTGGAATGACGGGACCTTACGCTATACAAGCTGCCATCTCCGCTTGTCATGCCGGAGCGCCCACTGCAGCAGAGACCGATTGGATTCGCATCTCCGCGTTATATGAGGCCTTGGCCCAGGTTTCTCCTTCGCCCATCGTGGAATTGAACCGGGCCGTGGCCCTCTCCATGGCTTTCGGTCCGGAGATCGGGCTTGAGATCGTGGATGTTTTACGTGGCGAGCCGGCCTTGAAGGGATACCATCTCCTCCCGAGCGTAAGGGGAGACCTGCTCTTCAAGCTGGGACGTCTGGACGAAGCCTGCGCGGAGTTCAAGCTGGCCGCATCGCTAACGGATAACCTGAGGGAACGTGCTTTGCTGCTTGACCGTGCGGCAGAATGCCTGTCAGCGGAGTCCTAA
- a CDS encoding YciI family protein: MRFMMIVKATEDSEAGVLPSAEQLDAMMRYNMELARAGVLLAADGLHPSSGAIRISYPEPGGKPKITDGPFTEAKELIAGYTLIEVKTREEAIEWAKRMPDPHGFGAGQIELRQVFEPTELTQDPEAQAKQYEMREHIQRQNP, translated from the coding sequence ATGAGATTTATGATGATTGTAAAGGCAACCGAGGATTCCGAGGCAGGCGTGCTGCCAAGCGCGGAGCAATTGGATGCCATGATGAGGTACAACATGGAGCTGGCCAGAGCTGGCGTGCTCCTTGCTGCCGACGGGCTCCATCCAAGCTCGGGCGCCATTCGGATATCTTATCCAGAGCCGGGGGGCAAGCCGAAAATTACCGACGGTCCCTTTACGGAAGCGAAGGAACTGATCGCGGGGTATACCTTGATCGAAGTAAAGACGAGGGAAGAGGCGATCGAATGGGCTAAACGCATGCCGGATCCGCACGGCTTCGGTGCGGGCCAGATCGAGCTCCGCCAGGTCTTTGAACCGACAGAGTTGACGCAGGATCCGGAGGCGCAGGCTAAACAATACGAAATGCGTGAACACATTCAAAGGCAGAATCCATAA
- a CDS encoding CGNR zinc finger domain-containing protein gives MGHEFDQLEIIADFINTHDKRMRYEGDPGVELLQSAEDLRMWLLSNGFILEQDTVSEEDLVLARELRGGLRAAIPNNIHDHQGAGFQALNRVAGQYRFFCRFGETADAMEPVDTQGRGGMARLLIMVFRLREKNMWGRLRVCTADDCQWVFVDRSRPGTGKWCSMKACGNRAKNKTYRERSKSMG, from the coding sequence GTGGGACATGAATTTGATCAACTCGAAATCATCGCGGATTTTATCAACACCCATGATAAACGCATGCGGTATGAGGGGGATCCGGGTGTGGAGCTCCTTCAGTCCGCGGAGGATCTGCGCATGTGGCTGTTAAGCAACGGCTTTATTCTGGAGCAAGACACCGTATCCGAAGAGGACCTGGTTTTGGCCCGTGAGCTGCGGGGCGGCTTGCGAGCAGCCATTCCGAATAATATACATGATCATCAGGGAGCTGGCTTCCAAGCGTTAAACCGTGTAGCCGGTCAGTACCGGTTCTTCTGCCGTTTCGGTGAAACCGCAGACGCCATGGAGCCAGTGGATACACAAGGAAGAGGGGGGATGGCCCGGCTGTTGATTATGGTATTTCGGCTTCGTGAAAAGAATATGTGGGGCAGATTGAGAGTGTGTACGGCCGACGATTGTCAGTGGGTATTCGTTGACCGCTCGCGGCCGGGAACGGGAAAATGGTGCTCGATGAAAGCCTGCGGCAATCGGGCGAAGAATAAAACATATCGGGAGCGAAGTAAGTCCATGGGATGA
- a CDS encoding epoxide hydrolase family protein, whose amino-acid sequence MKIQPFSFQIEPAAIDDLYRRLDMTRWPDEIPGGQWDYGIPLDFMKDMAAYWRHEFDWEAFQRSIHAFPNYIAEIDGVDIHFIHIKGSGEHPIPLLIAHGWPSSFYEMLELVPFLTNPEQFGGHAETVFDIVIPSIPGHGFSGIELRPGFEDRQAGELLMKLMTGLGYERFGAHGYDIGASILGLMCLDHPDRFIGYHTTSPGNPSPYVDSNSTLSAEEAEFLDYQKQWGREEGAYAHILGTRPQTTAYGLHDSPVALAAFILEKWHYWTSPEEGDVLQHFSKAQLMANVSIYWLTQSINASNRYYFEGKHTRWPGPGEGSPVPHGVTLNAQRNERPPRSYVERIFPNVIHWKDLNAGGHFIAAEQPAQIAEQIMAFFKLLRDSPQDALEFYE is encoded by the coding sequence ATGAAGATCCAACCGTTTTCTTTTCAAATCGAGCCCGCTGCCATTGATGATTTATATCGGCGCCTGGACATGACCCGATGGCCTGACGAAATCCCCGGCGGACAATGGGATTATGGAATTCCCCTTGATTTCATGAAGGATATGGCCGCCTACTGGAGACATGAGTTCGATTGGGAAGCCTTCCAGCGTTCCATTCATGCCTTTCCGAATTATATCGCTGAAATTGATGGAGTCGACATTCACTTCATACATATTAAGGGCAGCGGCGAACACCCCATCCCGCTCCTCATCGCTCACGGTTGGCCCAGCTCCTTCTATGAAATGCTGGAACTTGTCCCTTTCCTTACGAATCCTGAGCAATTTGGCGGCCATGCGGAAACAGTCTTCGACATTGTCATCCCATCGATCCCGGGCCATGGATTCTCAGGTATCGAACTGCGTCCGGGCTTTGAAGATCGCCAGGCAGGGGAACTGCTCATGAAACTCATGACGGGGCTCGGTTACGAACGATTCGGCGCACACGGCTATGATATCGGAGCCAGCATTCTGGGGCTCATGTGTCTCGACCATCCCGACCGGTTCATCGGCTATCACACTACATCGCCAGGGAACCCCAGTCCCTATGTGGATTCAAACTCCACGCTTTCGGCCGAGGAGGCTGAGTTCCTCGACTATCAGAAGCAATGGGGGCGCGAGGAGGGCGCTTACGCCCATATACTGGGCACACGGCCGCAGACGACAGCCTATGGATTGCATGATTCACCCGTTGCGCTGGCCGCATTCATTCTGGAAAAATGGCACTACTGGACATCTCCCGAGGAGGGTGATGTGTTGCAGCATTTCAGCAAGGCGCAGCTCATGGCCAACGTCTCCATCTACTGGCTGACCCAGAGCATCAACGCCTCGAACCGCTATTATTTTGAAGGCAAGCATACGAGGTGGCCGGGGCCCGGAGAAGGTTCTCCTGTACCGCATGGTGTCACCTTAAACGCTCAACGGAACGAGCGTCCTCCCCGATCCTATGTGGAACGGATCTTCCCGAATGTGATCCACTGGAAGGATCTAAATGCAGGCGGACACTTCATTGCAGCGGAACAACCGGCCCAGATTGCCGAGCAAATCATGGCATTCTTCAAGCTGCTCCGCGATTCGCCGCAGGATGCTCTGGAATTTTACGAATAA
- a CDS encoding DNA topology modulation protein FlaR, with protein sequence MNMKIPNRIHIIGSVGSSKTTLARTLSAQLHIPYYELDNVVWERAEPNDIRRSEADRDAMLLSIVNKKCWIIEGAHLKWVSPSFCRADLIVFLNPSYSTITYRIITRFIKQRLRLEQAHYTPTWDMFKKMFAWSAAYQREGRYQIQDTLEDYPGKVVVVNDLKQLKQRLEHWRSPIEQQERTSG encoded by the coding sequence ATGAATATGAAAATTCCGAACCGGATTCATATAATCGGCTCCGTCGGAAGCAGTAAAACGACACTCGCCAGGACACTGTCCGCCCAACTGCACATTCCTTATTACGAGCTCGACAATGTGGTGTGGGAGCGAGCCGAGCCGAACGATATTCGGAGGAGTGAAGCAGACAGGGATGCGATGTTACTAAGTATCGTCAACAAGAAATGCTGGATCATCGAAGGCGCTCACCTCAAATGGGTCAGCCCCAGCTTCTGCCGTGCAGATCTTATCGTATTCCTGAACCCCTCTTATTCAACAATAACCTACCGAATCATCACAAGGTTCATCAAGCAGCGACTGCGACTTGAACAGGCCCACTACACCCCCACCTGGGACATGTTCAAAAAAATGTTCGCATGGAGCGCAGCTTATCAGCGGGAAGGCAGATATCAGATTCAGGATACGCTCGAAGATTATCCCGGCAAAGTCGTCGTCGTAAACGATCTCAAACAGCTTAAACAACGGCTCGAACATTGGAGGTCGCCCATAGAACAGCAAGAAAGGACCTCCGGTTAA
- the cysK gene encoding cysteine synthase A — protein sequence MEIYNSVVDMIGRTPMVKLQRLVPPGAADVYVKLERFNPSGSVKDRAAYNLIHTAEEQGLLQPGGTIIEPTSGNTGIGLAMIAAAKGYRAILIMPDNMSKERINILKAYGAEVVLTPSSERMPGSISKALELKEQIPGSFIPQQFENAANPDIHRVTTAPEILEQMEGRLDAFVATAGTGGTVTGTGEELRKSLPDLHIAVVEPKGSPVLSGGQPGPHKLVGTSPGFVPKILNTGVYDEIIQIADEDALQTVRDLARREGILVGPSSGASVFAALRVAKRLGEGKRVVCIAPDTGERYLSMDIF from the coding sequence ATGGAGATTTATAACAGTGTGGTGGATATGATCGGTCGGACGCCCATGGTGAAACTTCAGCGCCTAGTGCCTCCAGGAGCTGCGGATGTCTATGTAAAGCTTGAGAGATTCAATCCTTCCGGCAGCGTGAAGGACCGCGCGGCGTACAACCTGATTCATACCGCCGAGGAACAAGGACTCCTCCAGCCGGGCGGTACCATTATTGAGCCGACAAGCGGGAATACCGGCATTGGCCTGGCGATGATTGCGGCCGCCAAGGGTTACCGGGCTATCCTGATTATGCCGGACAATATGTCCAAGGAACGGATCAATATATTGAAGGCGTACGGTGCGGAGGTCGTGCTGACACCGAGCAGCGAACGCATGCCGGGTTCGATTTCCAAGGCGCTGGAGCTCAAGGAGCAGATTCCCGGAAGCTTCATTCCGCAGCAGTTCGAGAATGCGGCCAACCCGGACATTCACCGGGTGACTACGGCGCCGGAAATATTGGAGCAGATGGAAGGTCGGCTTGACGCCTTCGTGGCGACGGCGGGAACGGGCGGTACCGTAACCGGAACCGGGGAAGAGCTGCGAAAGTCCTTGCCGGACCTGCACATCGCGGTAGTCGAGCCGAAGGGCTCGCCCGTGCTCTCCGGCGGTCAGCCTGGACCGCACAAGCTGGTGGGCACGAGCCCGGGCTTTGTACCGAAGATTCTGAATACGGGCGTATATGATGAGATCATCCAGATCGCCGACGAGGATGCGTTGCAAACGGTGCGGGACTTGGCTCGCAGGGAAGGCATTCTGGTAGGGCCGTCCTCCGGCGCATCGGTATTCGCTGCTCTTCGCGTAGCGAAGCGGCTGGGGGAAGGGAAGCGGGTTGTCTGCATTGCTCCGGATACGGGAGAGCGGTATTTGAGCATGGATATTTTCTAA
- a CDS encoding lipoate--protein ligase family protein produces MNIPLSLPEDQPVLLLDRTHDLAHQDVLYHFALDELLCRLTGDGGPAICHLWRHPRAFVMGVRDSRLPYAPQGEAMLRSLGYDTAVRHSGGAAVPLDAGVVNLSLILPFSSAGPAPDFHQDFEIMVELIREALRGTGQNVDTGEIAGAFCPGTFDLSIGGLKFCGIAQRRQRKAFIIQAFIIAEGSGSERARLVRSFYDIAAAGADPKQYPLVEANSTASLEELTSIGTGQNAVHTFIAAVKEVIRSWQSGKELTEAASRFTMPGSEEIRNMAEQMRQRYNLN; encoded by the coding sequence GTGAATATTCCGCTGTCACTACCTGAAGATCAACCCGTTCTGCTGCTCGACCGGACCCATGATTTAGCGCACCAGGACGTACTGTACCATTTTGCGCTGGACGAGCTCCTGTGCAGGCTGACCGGAGATGGCGGGCCTGCCATCTGTCATCTGTGGCGGCATCCGCGCGCCTTTGTGATGGGCGTGCGCGACAGCCGCCTCCCTTATGCGCCGCAAGGGGAAGCCATGCTTCGCTCTCTCGGCTATGACACCGCCGTCCGCCATTCGGGCGGTGCTGCCGTACCCTTGGACGCTGGCGTGGTGAACCTGTCCCTCATCCTCCCCTTTTCCTCTGCGGGACCGGCACCTGACTTTCATCAGGACTTTGAAATCATGGTGGAGCTGATCCGGGAAGCCCTCCGCGGCACCGGGCAGAACGTAGATACCGGCGAAATTGCCGGTGCCTTCTGTCCGGGAACGTTCGATTTAAGCATAGGCGGCCTTAAATTCTGCGGTATTGCCCAGCGGCGGCAACGTAAAGCGTTCATTATCCAAGCTTTTATCATCGCCGAAGGGTCAGGCAGCGAGCGCGCCCGGCTGGTTCGTTCCTTCTATGATATTGCCGCTGCGGGAGCAGACCCCAAGCAGTATCCTCTGGTAGAAGCCAACAGCACCGCCAGTCTTGAAGAGCTTACGAGTATCGGCACCGGCCAGAACGCCGTGCACACGTTTATAGCCGCGGTAAAAGAGGTCATTCGCAGCTGGCAGTCAGGCAAGGAGCTGACAGAGGCCGCTTCCAGGTTTACGATGCCAGGCTCTGAGGAGATTCGTAATATGGCTGAGCAAATGCGGCAGCGGTATAACCTTAATTAA